One segment of Salvelinus alpinus chromosome 1, SLU_Salpinus.1, whole genome shotgun sequence DNA contains the following:
- the LOC139570737 gene encoding GTPase IMAP family member 9 produces MELRILVVGSSGPSQFSLTNSILGREEFSKDVTSIVQSRKNLGDVAGTRVAVVNGPNLYGKHLSRTKMKTEMKRCKCLSAPGPHALLMAFDLEQICPNDVKTPKLMVKRFGEDALSHTIVLLAYEGDVDILALENRVSTDWHIRELIEQCGGRYHVFNKNWRDRSRDKELVQKIEQMLATLGGQHYTSRSYGQAEESVRKEERKLLKKRAAETEEAWRELERQYRGEALRWQMDAYNNSVGAEIRAKAEMDNGWLRTSLAVGAGLGLAAGAAMGMAMGAVAGAMGMTMGGAFGGLMGGSAGGTAQVAIEHLEDRVGPHATNFNTVFINRFYRPPRS; encoded by the exons ATGGAGTTGAGGATCCTGGTGGTGGGGTCCAGTGGACCGTCTCAGTTCTCCCTGACCAACTCTATCCTGGGGCGGGAGGAGTTCTCCAAGGACGTCACCAGCATCGTCCAGAGCAGGAAGAACCTGGGGGACGTGGCCGGGACGCGTGTTGCTGTGGTCAACGGACCCAACCTCTACGGGAAGCACCTGTCCCGCACCAAGATGAAGACAGAGATGAAGAG GTGCAAGTGTCTGTCAGCCCCTGGCCCTCACGCCCTGCTCATGGCCTTTGACCTGGAGCAGATCTGCCCCAACGACGTCAAGACGCCCAAGCTGATGGTGAAGCGTTTCGGTGAAGATGCACTTTCCCACACCATAGTCCTCCTGGCCTACGAGGGGGACGTAGACATTCTGGCCCTGGAGAACCGGGTCAGCACCGACTGGCACATCCGGGAGCTCATCGAGCAGTGCGGCGGGCGCTACCACGTCTTCAACAAGAACTGGAGGGACCGTTCTCGAGACAAGGAGCTCGTCCAGAAGATTGAACAGATGCTGGCGACCCTGGGCGGGCAGCACTACACCAGCCGCTCTTACGGGCAGGCGGAGGAGAGCgtgaggaaggaagagaggaaacTGCTGAAGAAGAGGGCGGCGGAGACGGAGGAGGCGTGGAGGGAGCTGGAGCGGCAGTACCGGGGGGAGGCGCTGCGCTGGCAGATGGACGCCTACAACAACAGCGTGGGAGCAGAGATCAGGGCTAAAGCCGAGATGGACAACGGATGGTTGAGGACGTCGCTCGCCGTAGGGGCGGGGTTGGGGCTGGCCGCGGGGGCCGCCATGGGGATGGCGATGGGGGCGGTGGCGGGGGCGATGGGGATGACGATGGGAGGGGCTTTCGGAGGGTTGATGGGCGGGTCGGCGGGTGGGACGGCCCAGGTAGCGATAGAACACCTGGAGGACAGAGTGGGACCACACGCTACTAACTTCAACACGGTTTTCATCAACCGCTTCTACAGACCACCACGTTCCTGA